In the Streptomyces fradiae ATCC 10745 = DSM 40063 genome, CACTCCGGACGCCCGCAGCAGCGCCACGGCGGCCTCCTGGTCCAGGTCGCGCAGCTCGACCTCCACCGCCCGCGCCCGCTGTGCGGGGTGCCCGACCGGCGAGCGCCCCGACACGATCGCCCGCACCCGCGGGTACGTCCGCGACAGCGCCGCGAACACGGCCCACATCCGGCCCAGCGCGGGCGAGCCCCGGTACTGGGCCTCCTCGAACGAGTCGACCACCATCACGAACGGCGCGCCCTCGGGCGCCGCCCTGCACAGCACCTCTCCGACCTGCCCGGACAGCGCGCTCTCGCGCTCGCTCGCGTCCGTCAGGAACCGCAGCGACGACCTGCGCCCGAGGTTCGCGCGGGTGGTGGCGAGCCGGTTGAGCTCCACCACCCGTTCCTCCTCGGCCCGCTGGGCGCGCGCCTCCTCCAGGCAGGCCGCCGCCAGGGCGTCCAGCTCCGCGCCGAACGCCGGGTACTGCACGCCCAGCTGGCGGGCGACCTCCGCGATCAGCGTCACCGGCTCGTACACGGACAGCGTGGGCCGCTCGAAGTCGATGTACGCGAAGGGGAACGGGAACGCCCGCGCCCCGCCGCCCTCGTCCCCCGCCAGGCCCCCGGCCCCACCCGGCCCCGGCTCCCGCAGGCTGTCCAGCAGGAAGGTGGCGAGGAGCGTGCTCTTGCCCATTCCGCCCGGCCCGTGCACCACCAGCGGCGAGGGCACGGACGGAGGGGCGCCCGGCGGCGGCCCGGGAGCGTCGACGTGGTCGCGCAGCGCCGCCAGTTCCGCCTCGCGGCCCACGAAGGGCACGCGGACCAGGCGCTCCAACGGCGTGAGGAGCCGGGCCCGCTCCAGTTCGGCGCGGACGGCGCCGGCGTCCGGGAGGCCGGTCACCCCCGGCACCGACGACAGCCACAGCACGGCCTGGAGGACGTCCGACAGCTCGTCGGGTCCCGCGTCCGCCGTGCGGTACGGCTCGCCGCGCAGCACCGCGAGGCACACCCGCTCGGGCCCCGGTTCCTCCGGCGCGGCGCCCACGTTGGCCTCCAGCGCCCGCAGCGCCGCCTCCGGCCCCGGCAGGGAGCGCAGCGCGGCCTCGCGGACCTCCGGCTTGAGCGTCCACTCGGTGCGGTCCGCCGGACCGGTCGCCGCGCAGTCGGCCGCCAGCTCCATGACCGCCCGCCCGGTCGGCTCCGCCTCGCCGGGCAGGCGCAGCCGGCGCGGGTCGAACGAGGTCAGCAGGCAGGCCGCCCGGCGGTAGCCGCCGCGGGCGTCCGGCACGGCCGGGGGAGGCCCGCCCGGGGGCCGCAGCTCGTGCCGCAACCGGTCCCGGAACAGCCGGCACAGGTCCGCGGCGGTCGTCTCAGTGGAGGGCACGGTAGACACGGACCGCTCCCTCCACGGCGGTACCGAGCCGCCGCATGTAGCTCTCCTCGCCCCCGCCTCCGGCCACCACCCCGTCAGGCCCCCCGACCCCACCGACCCCACCGGCCCCACGGGGTCCGCCGGGCGGGGCCGCGAACGCCCCACCGGTGCCCCCGGCCCCGCCCGGCGACCCACCGCCCCCGTCACCCCCACCGCTCCCGGTGCCGTCCGCACCGTCCGCCGCGGCGGCGAGCACCTCCTCCACCGCCACGTCGACCAGCCCGGCGAGGGCCGCCTCGCGCTCCTCCGCCGGCAGCGCGGCCACCGGCGGCGGGGGCCGCTCGCGCACGTACCGGTCGAAGAAGGCGCGCACGTCGTCCGGTCCGGCGGTGCGGGCCCGGTCCCGGCACAGGCTGTGCCGCAGCTCGTACGGGAGCTGCCGCATCGCCTCGCCGTACCCGAGGAGCACCAGGCGCGGCGCCTGGGCGCGGCGTACGGGCGCGTGCTCGTACAGGGCGAGGGCGAGCTGGCCGATCAGGTCCCACACGTCGGAGCCCGGATCGAGCCGGTCGCAGTCGTCCAGCACGAACCAGAACAGGTCGTCGGCGCCGGTCGCCTGGAGCACCACCCAGTGCACCGCCTCGTCCAGCGCGGGCAGCGGGTCGTCGAGGTCGGTCGGCACGGGCGGCACGACGCCCGCGCGCGGGTCGGAGACGAACGCCGCGAGGCGCCGCACGACCTTGGTGGCCGTCATGGTCGGCCCCAGCAGGACCCGCGCGGGCCGGAACCCCTCGTGCTGCGAGAGGTGCCGGATGAAGGCGTACGTGTACGAGCGGCCGCTGTGCGGCTCGCCGTCCACGAGCAGCACCGACTTGTCGCTGTCGGCGACGAAGGCGCGCAGCGTCTCGCGCAGGTCCTCCCGGTCGAGGAAGACCTCCGCGCCGCGCAGCAGGTGCGTGCGGAAGACGTCCTGCGCGGCGTGCGCCTCGGCGTCCCGCTCCAGCTGGGCCAGGTACTCCTCGGCGTCCCGGACGTACGGGAGGGTCGCCAGCCGGTCGTCGAGGACGAGCGCGCGCAGCAGCCGCACCTGGGCGTCGATGGACCGGCGGGACGCCTGGACGAGGACGCGCGCGTTCTGGGAGCTGACGGCGGTCAGCGGCAGCCCGCCGACGAAGTCCGGCGGAAAGCCCGCGTGGCGCAGCCGCGCGTACGGGTCGGTGGAGTCCAGCAGGTATTCGCGGACCCACTCGGTGACCTTGTCCCACTCCGGGGTCTCCAGCGGCATGGAGCACCTGCCCGGTCGTCGCCGTCGTGCCGGTCGCCCTCCCGGTCGCGCCGAGCCCCCCTTCGGCCCTCTCCCGTCATCCTCACACCGGGCGCGGGCTCATGCAATCCGGCCCAGCACGCGGTGCACGGGGCCCCGCACCAGGGGGTCGCGGAGGTAGTCGGCGGCCCCGTGGTGGTGCGCGCTCGCGTTCCTGACCAGCACGTCCGTGACGCGTCCCGGCGGGGCGAAGTCGGGGCGCAGGGTGTGGTCGAGGGCGACGAGGTCGCGCGCGTCGGACGCGTTGAGCCACAGCGCCGTACCGGACGGCACGGCGGGGGGCGCGGCGAGGCAGCCCTGCACCTCGGCGGAACCGAGCGGCGAGCCGATCGTCACGAACAGGTCGACCGGCTGCCCCCGCTCGGCCAGCACCTCGTACGCGGCGACGCTGCCCGGTCCGTGGCCGACGACGACGAGCGGCCCGCCGCCGTCGGCCGCCCGGCCGGCCTCGGCGGCGTCCAGCGCGTCCGCCACCGCCTGCCGCACGGCCGGTCCCGCGCCGCCCAGGAAGTACGCGTGGACGTCCTGGTAGACGCGCCGCACCAGGTTCCGGAAGAGCGCGGTCCGGCCGGGCCGGGCGAGGGACGGGGCGCTGGGCAGCGGCTCGGCGCCCGGCCCCGGACGGGGCTCCTCGGCCAGTGCGAGGGCCTCGGCGAGGTAGGCCATGTCGCGCAGCCACCCGTCCAGCGCCCCTCCGCCGGCCCGGCCCGGCGCCCGGCCCTCCGCCGTGCCCGCCGCTTCGCCGCCCGTCCCGCCCGATGCGGCCCTGTCCGGTGCCGTTCCGCTTGAGGCGGCCCTGTCGGGTGCCGGCCCGTCCGACGCGGCGCTGTCCGGTGTCGTCCCGCCCGGCGTCGTCCCGTCCGGCCGGCCGGCGCGGCCCCGCGCGGCCTCCGCGGCTTCCGCGGCGACACGGGCGACGAACCGGGCGGGGTCCTCCAGCGGCGGGGGGAACGACTCCGCGTTCTCCCCGCCCACCGCCCCGGCATCCCTCGTGCCCGCCGCCCCGCCCGCCGCCCCGGCCTCCGCCCGGGCGGCCGCGCCCGGCCGCCCCTCCATCGGGTCCGGCTCCCGGTCCGGCAGCGGCTCCGGGTGGAGGAGCGGCGCCCAGTACGCCAGATGCGACGTGCCGTTCGCGTCGCGCCCGAGCAGCGCCCGGTCCCATTCGGCCCTGAGAAGGTCGGCACGCGGCTTCGGGCCGCAGCCGTGGACGTACACGATCCGGGGACGCATCGGGCCTCCGTGGCTCGGGCTCGGTCAGAGGTGCAGGAGGGTCTCGTCCGGCGCTTCGAGGCGGCGCCAGCGGGCCTCCGGGTCGCGGGCGGCCGGCATCAGGTCGGCCGCGGGCAGCGGCCCGAGGTCCAGGCCGGTCAGCAGCGCCACGTCGTCCACCGGCACCTGGTACGTGCGGAACGCCCCGAGCGGCGGCGGCGCCCCCGGCACGGCACCGGCCAGCGCCCGGTCGGCGTCACGCGTCAGATCGGGGCTCTGGTCCAGGACGTACGCGGTCGCCGCGAGCGCCCCCTCGTGGACGAACGCGACGACCTTCCAGAACCGCAGCGGCACCTGGATGCCCCGGTACGGCGGGTCCGCGTCGTGCAGCACCGGCCCGGTGAGCACGGTCAGGCGCCGCTCGTGGCGGGCCGCGTGGTCGAGGAGGTGGTTCTCCAGGCCCTGCCAGACCTGCTTGCCCTGGTTGAACACGTCGGCCTGCGGGGCGGCGTTCGTGTAGTGGAACGTGTCGGAGTCCGCGCGGACGGCCACGGCCGACACGCCCCACACGGGGTCGAGGCGGCGCACGAGGTGGCCCCGGTCCAGCGAGTTGTCCCGGTACACCTCCGGTCCGGCCTGCCACTCCTCCGCGACGCGCGGGTCGTACCGCCACCGGTCGGAGCGCGGTACGTCCGTCAGCAGCCGCGCCCCGTCGACGCAGACGGCGGTGGCGGCGGCGAGCCGCCGGTCGGGGCGCAGGACCACGCTGAAGTGGGTGTACGGCAGCACGACCGTCTCGACACGGGGCTGGGACAGGCGCGGCAGGGGTACGGCGGGGCCGAGGAAACCGGCGTCGTAGCCGTCCCGGTCGGTCAGCGACCCGCCGCCCGGACCCTCCGAATCATCGGAAGAAATCATGATCCGACTGATACCGCGCGACGGTGTGGCCCCAACGGCACCGCCTCCCACGCCACCCCATCAGCGCAGACCGCAGCCGGCCGGCCGCGACCGGCGCGGAACGCCTCCCGGCCGCGCCGGCGGGCCCGTTCAGGCGGATTCCGGCGCCGGGCCGGGCGGTGGGGGAGCGGACGAGGAAGGGATCGGGCGGAGATCCCTCCCCGTCCCGACCCCACCCCGCCAGGAGACCCATGGGCGCCACCGGCCTTTCCCTGCACATCGGACTGAACACGGTCGACCCGGACCGCTACGACGGCTGGAACGGGCACCTCGTCGCCTGCGAGAACGACGCCCGCGACCTCTCCGTCCTCGCCTCCGACGCCGGCTACTCCGGCACGGTGCTGCTCACGGAGGAGGCGACCGTCGACGGCGTGACCGCCGCCCTGCGCGCCGCCGCGGCGCGCCTGCGCGACGGCGACGCCTTCCTCCTCACGTACTCGGGGCACGGCGGCCAGGTCCCGGACGAGACCGAGGGCGGCGACGAGCCCGACGCACTGGACGAGACCCTGGTCCTGTACGACCGGCAGTTCCTGGACGACGAGCTCAACCGCGAACTGGCGCGGTTCGCCGAGGGCGTGCGCGTCCTCGTGCTGCTCGACTGCTGCCACAGCGGCACCGGCATCGAGGTCCGGGACCTGCTCACCCCGCACGCACTGCGCGAGCAGTTCGGCACGGAGGACCGGGAGCAGATCGAGACCGTCTCGCGCCTGATGCCGGTCGCCCGGCAGGGCGCCATCTACCGGCGGGACAGGGACTTCTTCCAGGAGCTCCAGCGGGAACTGCGCGCCGACGGCCGCCGCGCCGACGCGCTGCTGATCTCGGCGTGCCAGGACAACCAGCTCGCGGCGGACGGCCGGGTGAACGGCCTGTTCACCGGCACCCTGCTGAGGGTCTGGGACAAGGGCGCGTTCAGCGGCGGGCACCGGGCCTTCCACCGCGCGATCGTCAGCCGCATGCCCGCCACGCAGAGCCCCAACCTCCACCTGTCGGGCCACCCCGCGCCGTCCTTCCTCGCCCAGCGCCCCTTCACGGTCTGATCCCCGGCCCCCGGACGGCCCCGGACGGCCCCGGACGGCTTCGAACCGCCGGGAACGCACCGGGCGCGGCGCGGCAGGAGACGGCCCCGGCCGCTCCTGTGTCCCCGGCACCCCGGGCGCGCCCGGTCCCACGGCCGCCCCGCCCCTACAGCTGTCCGGCCGCCCCGCTTCGCCGGGCCGGAGGGGACGTCGGCGCGCACCGCGAAGGCTCAGCCGAACAGGGCGGGCACGCGGATCGTGTGGATCGGGCGGTCCCGCCAGGTCGCACCCCGGCCGGGGCGGGCGGGCCCGTGCGCGGGCAGCCGCGCCCCGGCGGGCACCTTCCCGCCCTCCTCGCCGTCCCGCCGGCGGCCCTCCCCGCCACCCCGCCCACCGGCCCCGGGCGCGCCGCCCTCCCGCCCGGCCCGGACGGGCGGCGGCGCGTCCCCGTTGTTCCGCGCACGCGCGCGGGCGCCGCCGCGGCCGCTCTTCCTGGAACCCTTCGACACCACGCCCACCTCCTCCTGACGGGCCGGGTCCGGCCGCGTCACGTCACCTCACGGCACGGGTGAGACCCGGTCCTCGTCCGGCCGGGGCGGAAGGCCCGGCATCACCGGGTACGGGAACGGGTACGACCGCTGCCCGCCCCCGCCGGGCGGGACCTCCAGACCGTGCCCGGCCAGGGCCGACACGACGTCGGCAGCGGTGAACAGCCCGGCCAGCACCCCGGCGTCACCGACCACCGGAAGGGCGTCGCAGCGGTTGGCGTCCATCACGTCCACCGCCCGGCCCACCGAGTCCTCGCGGTGCACCACCGCGCACCTGCGGTACCGCACCAGGTCGCGCGCGTGGCGCCGGGAGAGCGTCACGGCGGGCGCCGCACAGGCGACCGCCACCTCGGCCCGTTCCAGCAGCCCGGAGCACCGCCCGTCCGGCAGGACCACCGGCAGGTGCCGCGCGCCGGACCGCTCCAGCAGCTCCCACGCGACCAGCAGCGTCTCCCCGGCGGCGACGGTCACCAGCAAGGTCCGCATCACCTCCCGTACCGGCCGCTCCAGCACCGGTACGGCGCGCGGCCCGCCGGCCCGCCCCCCGGCCACCGGGTCCGGGGCACCCGCGTCCGGGCCGCCCGCGTCCAGGGCGCCGGCGTCCGGGGCATCAGGCACGCCCGAGCCCCTTGAGGCACCTGAGGCGTCCGAGGCACCCGGACCAGTGGAAGCGCGCGGTTCCTCCCCGCGCCCCGCGCCGCGACCGGCGTCCTGCTCGGCGCCCCGCGCCGGTGCGTGCTGCCCCATGACGGCCTCCCGGACGGTCGGCTCCGGTGCCTTCGGTACCGGACATCCCTCCCTTCCACTGTGGGCCCTCCTGCGGGCCGCGCAAGGGGATGGGACGCCCGTGCCGCCACGGACCGCTCAGCCCCCGCCCTCCGGCGGGGCCGAGTACGGGTCGTCCGGCGACGGCGACGGCGACGGCGACGGGGGCGGCGCGTGCCGGGCCAGCAGCCGGGTGACCTCCTCGTCGGAGGTCTGCGCGAAGTCGTCGTACCACTGCCCCACGGACCCGAACCACTCCGGCGACGACAGGCACACCACCTCGTCCGCCTCCCGGCGCAGCAGCGCCAGCGCCTCCGGCGGGGCGACCGGCACAGCCACCACCACCCTGGCCGCGCCCTGCGCCCGCGCGACCCGGCAGGCCGCCAGGGCGGTCGAGCCGGTCGCGATGCCGTCGTCCACGAGCAGGGCCGTACGCCCCCGCAGCGGCACCCCCGGCCGGTCGCGCCGGTAGCGCAGCGCGCGCTCCAGAAGCACCTCCCGCTCGGCCTCCTCCACCCGCGCCCGTGCCTCCGCGCCCACCCCGGCGGCGCGCACCACCGCGTCGTTGACGATGCGTACGCCGCCTTCGCCGATCGCCCCGAAACCGAGCTCGGGCCGGGACGGCACGCCCAGTTTGCGGACGACCAGCACGTCCAGCGGGGCGCCCAGCGCCGAGGCCACCTCGGCGGCGACGGGCACCCCGCCGCGCGGCAGCCCGAGCACGACGGGGTGGTCGCGGCGCAGCCCCCGCAGGGCCTCGGCGAGCTCCCGTCCGGCGGCGGCGCGATCCGTGAACCGCATGACTCCATCGTAGGAGCGCCGCCCGGAGGCTGCCTGTTCGTCCGGAAGTATCCTGGTGTGAGGCGCCTGTCCTGCCACCGTTCCGCCACCGAACCGCTCCGTGGCCGTTCAGCGGGAACCACCGCGTGCAACGATCGAAGCGGAGGACCAGATGGACATCCTCGTACTCGTCGGGCGCATCCTCTTCGCCCTTCCGTTCCTGGCCTTCGGCGCCAACCACCTGCTGAAGACCCCGTACATGGCCGGCTACGCGGAGAGCAAGGGACTGCCCGCGGCCAAGGCCACCACCATCCTCAGCGGCGTCCTGCTCGTCGTCGGCGGGCTCAGCGTCCTGCTCGGCGTCTGGGCCGACCTCGGACTGCTGCTGCTCCTCGTGTTCCTCATCCCGACGACGCTGGTGATGCACGCGTTCTGGAGGGAGAGCACGCCGGACGGCCGGCAGGCCGAGATGACCCAGTTCCTCAAGAACGTCGGCCTGACCGGCGCGGCCCTCGCCCTGCTCGCGTTCGTCTCGTTCACGGGCGACGAACTCGGACTGACCGTCACCGGACCCCTGTCCTCCATGGACTGACGGAAGGCCCGGCCCGCCGACCGGACCGGACGCCGCGGGAGCACTGCGGCGCCGGACCGTGTCGGAGTTGGGCCGAACGGGTGAGGGGCGCCAGGATGGGCGCATGAGTAGGTACGAGAGGTACGACGTCACCGACGAGCAGTGGGAGGGTCTGGCGCAGGTCGTCCCGCTGCGGGGGCGCGACGAGTGGCCGTCCAGGGTCGACCACGGCACGATCCCGCAGGACTCCGAGGCCGGGGCGCAGCGCCGCATGGTGGTGCTGCGCGTCCAGGTCTTCGCGGACGCGCGGGAGGTCGCCGAGTACCTCGTCGCGCAGATCCCCGTGCTGCTGGACCTGACCAGCGCCGAGGGCGACGTCGCCAAGAGGGTGCTGGACTTCAGCAGCGGCGTGGTCTTCGGGCTGGGCAGTTCGATGCACCGGGTCGACCGGAACGTGTTCCTCCTGACGCCCGCCGGTACGGAGGTCGAGGGCACCGCGGCTGCGGCCGTCCCGCACGCCTGAAGGCCCGCCCCCACCTGAAGGTCCGTTCCACCCGAAGGCCCCCGCCTGAAGGTCGCCCCGCCCGCAGGCGCCCGCCTGCCGTCCGGGCCGGCCGGCGGGCGGGGCGGCGGGTCGCGGGGACGGCGGGGCGGGGGCGCGGTCGAGGGACGCGGGGCGGTGGTGGTAGACCTGACGCCGTGACCGAACCGGACGTACAGGGACTGCAGCGCAGGCTGGCCGAGTTCGCCGCCTCGCGCGCATGGCAGCCGTACCACACCCCGAAGAACCTGGCGGCGGCGCTCAGCGTCGAGGCGGCCGAACTGCTGGAGATCTTCCAGTGGATGACGCCCGACGAGGCCGAGCGCGTCATGGACGATCCGGAGGCGGCGCACCGCGTGGCCGACGAGGTCGCCGACGTGCTCGCCTACCTCCTCCAGTTCTGCCGGGTGCTGGGGATCGACCCGCTCCAGGCGCTGTCCGCGAAGATCGACCGGAACGAGCGGCGCTTCCCCGTCGGACGCCCTCCGGGGCGGGCCGCACGCCCCGATCGTCACTCTGCGGAGTGATGGAGGTATCCACACTGAGATTCCTGTCCACAGATTTCCGAATTCCCCTGGTGTTTGGGCTCGGACGGCTTCACTCTGGGTAGTGAATCTGTGAGCGGACAGTCGTACGAAACGGGGGCGGCGGACATGGACGCGGAACGGCTCATCGCCATCAGCCGGAAGGATCTCGCGGAGAGCCGGGCGGTGCCGGAGGTCATGGCCTCCGCCTGGCGGGCGCAGTGCCTCGCCCAGGCGGTCGGGGACCACCTGGCGCTGTTCGGGCCGCAGGAGCTGCGGGGCGAGGCGCGCGGCCTCGGCGAGACGGGCGGGCGGGGCGTCGCGGGGGCCGGGCTCCCGGCGCGGCGGCCGGGCGGGGCGTCGGCCTCGCAGCTCTCCGAGGTCCTCGACCTGCGCGAGGCGCTGGAGGGGCTCGGCGGGCTGCTGGCCGAGGTGGGCATGGCCCTGGTCGGCGTGGCGTGCGGCACGGACGAGGAGAGCCTGTACTGGCAGTGCATCGAGGGGATCGACGCGGCCGACGAGGCGGGCGACCGGGTCCGGGTGATGCTGCGCCGGCTGCCGGAGCCGGACCGCGCGAGACCTCCCGAACGGGCCGCGGCGGCCGGCCCGGCGGACTCGGCGGCGGGCGCCTGAGGCACGGGGCCCGCGGGAGCACGGGGCCGGCCGGCGGCCGCGGGGGTCCCCGAGCCCGCCGCAGGCCGCCTGGGGTCGCGGTCCGGCCCGGCGCGCTGGCCGGTGCAGGATGGGGGCATGGATCTGCGCATCTTCACCGAACCGCAGCAGGGCGCCGACTACGACACCCTGCTGACCGTCGCCAAGGCCACCGAGGACCTGGGCTTCGACGCCTTCTTCCGCTCCGACCACTACCTCCACATGGGCTCCGTCAGCGGCCTGCCCGGCCCCACGGACGCCTGGATCACCCTGGCGGGCCTGGCCCGTGAGACCCGGCGCATCCGGCTGGGCACGCTGATGACGGCCGCGACGTTCCGACTGCCCGGCGTCCTCGCCATCCAGGTCGCCCAGGTCGACCAGATGTCCGGCGGCCGGGTCGAGCTGGGCCTGGGCGCCGCCTGGTTCGAGGCGGAGCACACGGCGTACGGGATCCCCTTCCCGAAGGAGAAGTTCGGCCGCCTGGAGGAGCAGCTCGACATCGTCACGGGCCTGTGGGCCACCGAGCCGGGCAAGACGTTCAGCTACGACGGCAGGTACTACCAGCTGGCCGACTCGCCGGCGCTGCCCAAGCCGGCGCAGCGGAAGGTGCCGGTCCTGATCGGCGGCCTGGGCGCGAAGCGGACACCGCGTCTGGCGGCGCGCCACGCGGACGAGTTCAACATCCCGTTCGCCTCGCTCGCCGACACGGAGGCGCAGTTCGGCCGGGTCCGCGAGGCGGCGCGGGAGGCTGGGCGGGACCCGGGCGACCTGGTGTACTCCAACGCCCTGGTGGCCTGTGTCGGCAAGGACGACGCGGAGGTGGCCCGCCGTGCGGCGGCCATCGGCCGGGAGGTGGACGAGCTGAAGGAGAACGGCCTGGCGGGCTCGCCCGCGGAGGTCGTCGACAAGATCGGC is a window encoding:
- a CDS encoding DNA/RNA non-specific endonuclease, with the protein product MISSDDSEGPGGGSLTDRDGYDAGFLGPAVPLPRLSQPRVETVVLPYTHFSVVLRPDRRLAAATAVCVDGARLLTDVPRSDRWRYDPRVAEEWQAGPEVYRDNSLDRGHLVRRLDPVWGVSAVAVRADSDTFHYTNAAPQADVFNQGKQVWQGLENHLLDHAARHERRLTVLTGPVLHDADPPYRGIQVPLRFWKVVAFVHEGALAATAYVLDQSPDLTRDADRALAGAVPGAPPPLGAFRTYQVPVDDVALLTGLDLGPLPAADLMPAARDPEARWRRLEAPDETLLHL
- a CDS encoding caspase family protein gives rise to the protein MGATGLSLHIGLNTVDPDRYDGWNGHLVACENDARDLSVLASDAGYSGTVLLTEEATVDGVTAALRAAAARLRDGDAFLLTYSGHGGQVPDETEGGDEPDALDETLVLYDRQFLDDELNRELARFAEGVRVLVLLDCCHSGTGIEVRDLLTPHALREQFGTEDREQIETVSRLMPVARQGAIYRRDRDFFQELQRELRADGRRADALLISACQDNQLAADGRVNGLFTGTLLRVWDKGAFSGGHRAFHRAIVSRMPATQSPNLHLSGHPAPSFLAQRPFTV
- a CDS encoding CBS domain-containing protein; translation: MPDAPDAGALDAGGPDAGAPDPVAGGRAGGPRAVPVLERPVREVMRTLLVTVAAGETLLVAWELLERSGARHLPVVLPDGRCSGLLERAEVAVACAAPAVTLSRRHARDLVRYRRCAVVHREDSVGRAVDVMDANRCDALPVVGDAGVLAGLFTAADVVSALAGHGLEVPPGGGGQRSYPFPYPVMPGLPPRPDEDRVSPVP
- a CDS encoding DoxX family protein produces the protein MDILVLVGRILFALPFLAFGANHLLKTPYMAGYAESKGLPAAKATTILSGVLLVVGGLSVLLGVWADLGLLLLLVFLIPTTLVMHAFWRESTPDGRQAEMTQFLKNVGLTGAALALLAFVSFTGDELGLTVTGPLSSMD
- a CDS encoding cell division protein SepF; this translates as MSRYERYDVTDEQWEGLAQVVPLRGRDEWPSRVDHGTIPQDSEAGAQRRMVVLRVQVFADAREVAEYLVAQIPVLLDLTSAEGDVAKRVLDFSSGVVFGLGSSMHRVDRNVFLLTPAGTEVEGTAAAAVPHA
- a CDS encoding nucleotide pyrophosphohydrolase — its product is MTEPDVQGLQRRLAEFAASRAWQPYHTPKNLAAALSVEAAELLEIFQWMTPDEAERVMDDPEAAHRVADEVADVLAYLLQFCRVLGIDPLQALSAKIDRNERRFPVGRPPGRAARPDRHSAE
- a CDS encoding DUF6099 family protein, giving the protein MDAERLIAISRKDLAESRAVPEVMASAWRAQCLAQAVGDHLALFGPQELRGEARGLGETGGRGVAGAGLPARRPGGASASQLSEVLDLREALEGLGGLLAEVGMALVGVACGTDEESLYWQCIEGIDAADEAGDRVRVMLRRLPEPDRARPPERAAAAGPADSAAGA
- a CDS encoding LLM class F420-dependent oxidoreductase gives rise to the protein MDLRIFTEPQQGADYDTLLTVAKATEDLGFDAFFRSDHYLHMGSVSGLPGPTDAWITLAGLARETRRIRLGTLMTAATFRLPGVLAIQVAQVDQMSGGRVELGLGAAWFEAEHTAYGIPFPKEKFGRLEEQLDIVTGLWATEPGKTFSYDGRYYQLADSPALPKPAQRKVPVLIGGLGAKRTPRLAARHADEFNIPFASLADTEAQFGRVREAAREAGRDPGDLVYSNALVACVGKDDAEVARRAAAIGREVDELKENGLAGSPAEVVDKIGRYAELGSSRIYLQILDLHDLDHLELISSQVQSQLT